The nucleotide sequence GCCGCTGACGATTGCGTCCGGCGGCGATGACCTCCGCGGCTCCGAAACGTTTCGCGACCTGGATTGCCATGCCCCCGGAGCTGCCTGTCGCGCCGAGGATCAGGACTCGTGATCCGGGTTTGAAGTTGATCCGATTTCGTAGCGCCACCCACGACGAGAGCACGGGGTTGACCGCGGCGGCCACCGTGACCGGATCGGCGTCGTCGGGCAGCGCGACGGCCCACTGCTGGTCAATGATTGTCCGCTGCGCCATGGTGCCCAGCGTGGTGTCCGCGAGATGGGCGTAGTAGAGCGTGCCCTCGGCGTCGCGGACCACGGCATCGATACCGGGCACGAACGGAAGCTCGCCGGTGCTGGTGTAGTGCGACCCGTCGGCTTGGGCGCGAACCCGCGGATGCAGTGCCGTGGCGACGACGTCGACGATCAGTTCCCCCGGCTTGGATGAGGTGGGATCGGGGAAGTCCCCGAAGTGGGGCGGCTCATCGAAGGTGCGGACGATCGCGGCTTTCATGGTGTCCATTTTCTCCCCGGTCTTGCGCGGCGCGGGCGACTCCGCGCGATTGCCAGGGGTGGATTCGAGTAAAAATATGGTACTACGAACTATTATAGTTCGCAATCCAATCTATTTGGATATGGTTGTCGCCATGAGTGGTGACGGTTCGCCCGGCAAACAACTCGCGGATGATCTGCGAGATGCGCTGGTGCAAACATCTTTTGCGCTGATGGCGGTGCTTACCGAAGTGGCCGCCGAACACGACCTGTCGCTGACGCAGTTGCGCGTGCTGGGCATCATGCGCGATCGCGAACC is from Mycobacterium marinum and encodes:
- a CDS encoding quinone oxidoreductase family protein, translating into MKAAIVRTFDEPPHFGDFPDPTSSKPGELIVDVVATALHPRVRAQADGSHYTSTGELPFVPGIDAVVRDAEGTLYYAHLADTTLGTMAQRTIIDQQWAVALPDDADPVTVAAAVNPVLSSWVALRNRINFKPGSRVLILGATGSSGGMAIQVAKRFGAAEVIAAGRNRQRLNELTSLGADRTLTLDQLGAAGDVDVVLDYVWGPPTAKGMVDLVTNRRDPHEELIWIQIGSTGGPSADIVSAALRSTRLQIVGSGIGSVSERDIRNDIPGIAQAVAAGEFEVRTQAMPLSDVTSAWTRPLGADRRVVFLP